A stretch of Mya arenaria isolate MELC-2E11 chromosome 14, ASM2691426v1 DNA encodes these proteins:
- the LOC128215940 gene encoding melatonin receptor type 1A-like, giving the protein MNKTNDSIATNNNSVVHNIQSGVVLYGRHEFLQTMPELAIPCIIVLGFASMVGTLGNLLILFVIATKKKLRNVESIFIVNLAISDLYVTVVADPMSLIGKLEGEQFFDRYTGLCQAVGSICTISCVTSLTTIMMMSINRYFYICSHDLYTRLFSRWNTVCVCLSLYLLGGILVFLNLADVGDHGFDQKSLECIWDRMASYPYTVVYSVVMVWIPALITITAYIRIYMFVRSRRRKLQASVNSDRATSSNHNVKSLHLAKTLGIIYAVFISCWSPYALVLILDTRDTYPHELHVFCTVFAHLHPSLNWLIYYLTNKKFEEAYSETFAWLKNVINR; this is encoded by the exons atgAACAAAACTAATGACTCGATTGCTACCAATAATAATAGCGTCGTACACAACATACAATCAGGTGTAGTTTTATATGGACGACATGAATTTCTGCAGACTATGCCTGAACTAGCAATTCCATGCATTATTGTGCTTGGCTTTGCGTCAATGGTTGGAACGTTGGGTAACCTGTTGATTCTGTTTGTCATTGCTACAAAGAAGAAACTGAGGAATGTGGAGTCCATTTTCATTGTGAATTTGGCTATTTCGGACCTGTATGTTACCGTTGTTGCTGACCCTATGAGTCTTATAG GAAAACTCGAAGGCGAGCAATTCTTTGACCGCTACACGGGACTTTGCCAAGCAGTCGGAAGTATCTGTACCATTTCATGCGTAACTTCGCTAACCACGATTATGATGATGAGCATCAACAGATACTTTTACATATGCTCACACGACTTGTACACTCGTTTATTTTCTCGATGGAACACTGTGTGTGTTTGTCTATCGCTTTATCTCCTTGGAGGAATCCTTGTATTCCTGAATCTAGCGGACGTTGGAGACCATGGATTTGACCAGAAGAGCCTGGAATGTATTTGGGACAGAATGGCTTCATATCCGTATACTGTCGTATATTCGGTAGTTATGGTCTGGATCCCGGCTTTAATTACAATCACCGCCTACATCCGCATATATATGTTTGTCCGCAGTCGACGAAGAAAATTGCAAGCAAGTGTGAATAGTGATCGTGCAACATCATCCAACCATAATGTGAAGAGCCTCCATCTTGCAAAGACATTAGGAATCATCTACGCGGTCTTTATAAGCTGTTGGTCGCCATACGCGCTTGTGCTTATACTCGACACCAGAGATACATATCCGCACGAGTTGCACGTATTTTGCACGGTGTTTGCTCATTTGCACCCGTCACTGAACTGGTTGATTTACTATCTTACAAACAAGAAGTTCGAAGAAGCCTATAGTGAAACCTTTGCTTGGTTGAAAAATGTCATCAATAGATAA
- the LOC128215942 gene encoding melatonin receptor type 1A-like: MNKTNDSIATNNYSVVDNIPSGVVLYGRHEFLQTMPELAVPCIIVLGFASIVGTLGNLLILFVIATKKKLRNVESIFIVNLAISDLYVTVVADPMSLIGKLEGEQFFDRYTGLCQAVGSICTISCVTSLTTIMMMSINRYFYICSHDLYTRLFSRWNTLCVCLSLYLLGGILVFLNLADVGDHGFDQKSLECIWDRMASYPYTVVYSVVMVWIPALITITAYIRIYMFVRSRRRKLQASVNSDRATSSNHNVKSLHLAKTLGIIYAVFISCWSPYALVLILDTRDTFPHELHVFCTVFAHLHPSLNWLIYYLTNKKFEEAYNETFAWLKNVVNR, from the exons atgAACAAAACTAATGACTCGATTGCTACCAATAATTATAGCGTCGTAGACAACATACCATCAGGTGTAGTTTTATATGGACGACACGAATTTCTGCAGACTATGCCTGAACTAGCTGTTCCATGCATTATTGTGCTTGGCTTTGCGTCAATTGTTGGAACGTTGGGTAACCTGTTGATTCTGTTTGTCATTGCTACAAAGAAGAAACTGAGGAATGTGGAGTCCATTTTCATTGTGAATTTGGCTATTTCGGACCTGTATGTTACCGTTGTTGCTGACCCCATGAGTCTTATag GAAAACTGGAAGGCGAGCAATTCTTTGACCGCTACACGGGACTTTGCCAAGCAGTCGGAAGTATCTGTACCATTTCATGCGTAACTTCGCTAACCACGATTATGATGATGAGCATCAACAGATACTTTTACATATGCTCACACGACTTGTACACTCGTTTATTTTCTCGATGGAACACTTTGTGTGTTTGTCTATCGCTTTATCTCCTTGGAGGAATCCTTGTATTCCTGAATCTAGCGGACGTTGGAGACCATGGATTTGACCAGAAGAGCCTGGAATGTATTTGGGACAGAATGGCTTCATATCCGTATACTGTCGTATATTCGGTAGTTATGGTCTGGATCCCGGCTTTAATTACAATCACCGCCTACATCCGCATATATATGTTTGTCCGCAGTCGACGAAGAAAATTGCAAGCAAGTGTGAATAGTGATCGTGCAACATCATCCAACCATAATGTGAAAAGCCTCCATCTTGCAAAGACATTAGGAATCATCTACGCGGTCTTTATAAGCTGTTGGTCGCCATACGCGCTTGTGCTTATACTCGACACCAGAGATACATTTCCGCACGAGTTGCACGTATTTTGCACGGTGTTTGCTCATTTGCACCCGTCACTGAACTGGTTGATTTACTATCTTACAAACAAGAAGTTCGAAGAAGCCTATAATGAAACCTTTGCTTGGTTGAAAAATGTCGTCAATAGATAA